Proteins encoded within one genomic window of Jiangella mangrovi:
- a CDS encoding ABC transporter ATP-binding protein gives MSVSTARPVVRLRNVHRRYPGRPPVRALDGVSLTVAPGELVAIVGPSGSGKSTLLNILGTLDRADAGEVSIDGQDVAELSDRQLSALRAHRIGFVFQQFFLSPGVSALDNVADGLLYTGMSPRERRRRAARTLARVGLADRTHHRPNELSGGQRQRVAVARALVGRPSFLLADEPTGALDSASGAAVLKLLHELHDGGTTVIVITHDHGVAAELPRQVHILDGRIESDEYSLGPS, from the coding sequence ATGAGCGTGTCGACGGCGCGGCCGGTGGTCCGGCTGCGCAACGTGCACCGCCGCTACCCCGGCCGGCCGCCGGTGCGGGCGCTCGACGGCGTCAGCCTCACCGTCGCGCCGGGCGAGCTCGTCGCGATCGTGGGGCCGTCGGGGTCGGGGAAGTCCACGCTGCTGAACATCCTGGGCACGCTGGACCGGGCCGACGCCGGCGAGGTGTCGATCGACGGCCAGGACGTCGCCGAGCTGAGCGACCGGCAGCTGTCGGCGCTGCGAGCGCACCGCATCGGCTTCGTGTTCCAGCAGTTCTTCCTCTCCCCCGGCGTCAGCGCGCTGGACAACGTCGCCGACGGGTTGCTCTACACCGGGATGTCGCCGCGGGAGCGCCGACGGCGGGCCGCACGGACGCTGGCCCGGGTCGGGCTGGCCGACCGCACGCACCACCGGCCGAACGAGCTGTCCGGCGGGCAGCGGCAGCGGGTCGCCGTCGCGCGGGCGCTGGTCGGGCGACCGTCGTTCCTGCTGGCCGACGAGCCGACCGGCGCGCTGGACTCCGCGTCCGGCGCGGCGGTGCTCAAGCTGCTGCACGAGCTGCACGACGGCGGCACCACCGTCATCGTCATCACGCACGACCACGGCGTGGCCGCCGAGCTGCCGCGGCAGGTGCACATCCTGGACGGGCGCATCGAGTCCGACGAGTACTCCCTGGGGCCGTCGTGA
- a CDS encoding peptidoglycan-binding protein: MTTTLEDGRLDDPDADLDRPRRSRTRLLWLTLGVIGVAGAGGAAWYLTQEDGGEPAPQSAAPVATATVTRETIASSETWTGTLGHGEALTVQAAQAGDPAGQGGTVTRVAAADTEVTRGTELYRLDERPVTALLGVIPMYRDLGSGDYGVDVEQLEANLVALGYTGFTADDEYTYNTAEAVEEWQEDLGRDETGTVGRGDVVFLPEGGRVGTVHADVGTPVTPGTPVLDVTGTDQVATLEVDVADRDLLAVGAAVTVVLPDGAEAAGTVTASTVVEAPSAAGASAAAGAGSGEEAASAEDAVVEIEVALAAPVDAALAGSPVDVVLPVGERVDVLVVPVTALLATAGGGYGLELVGDDGATSVVPVEPGLFADGRVEVTGDGIAEGDVVGVAGR; encoded by the coding sequence GTGACGACCACGCTCGAGGACGGGCGCCTGGACGACCCGGACGCGGACCTGGACCGGCCGCGCCGCTCCCGGACCCGGCTGCTCTGGCTGACGCTCGGCGTGATCGGCGTCGCCGGGGCGGGCGGCGCGGCCTGGTACCTCACCCAGGAGGACGGCGGCGAGCCCGCGCCCCAGTCGGCGGCGCCGGTGGCGACGGCGACCGTGACCCGCGAGACCATCGCCTCGTCGGAGACCTGGACCGGCACCCTCGGCCACGGCGAGGCGCTCACCGTCCAGGCGGCGCAGGCCGGTGACCCGGCCGGCCAGGGAGGCACCGTCACCCGCGTCGCCGCCGCCGACACCGAGGTGACCCGTGGCACCGAGCTGTACCGGCTGGACGAGCGGCCGGTGACGGCGCTGCTCGGGGTGATCCCGATGTACCGGGACCTCGGATCCGGCGACTACGGCGTCGACGTCGAGCAGCTGGAGGCGAACCTGGTCGCGCTCGGCTACACCGGGTTCACCGCCGACGACGAGTACACCTACAACACCGCCGAGGCCGTCGAGGAGTGGCAGGAGGACCTCGGCCGCGACGAGACCGGAACGGTGGGCCGCGGCGACGTGGTCTTCCTGCCCGAGGGCGGGCGGGTCGGGACGGTGCACGCCGACGTCGGCACGCCGGTCACGCCGGGCACGCCGGTGCTCGACGTCACCGGGACCGACCAGGTGGCGACGCTCGAGGTCGACGTCGCCGACCGCGACCTGCTCGCCGTCGGCGCCGCCGTCACCGTCGTGCTGCCCGACGGCGCGGAGGCGGCCGGGACGGTGACGGCGTCGACGGTGGTGGAGGCGCCCTCCGCGGCCGGCGCGAGCGCGGCCGCTGGCGCCGGTTCCGGTGAGGAGGCGGCCAGCGCCGAGGACGCCGTCGTCGAGATCGAGGTGGCGCTGGCCGCACCGGTCGACGCCGCGCTCGCCGGGTCGCCGGTGGACGTGGTGCTGCCGGTCGGCGAACGGGTCGACGTGCTGGTGGTCCCGGTGACGGCGCTGCTGGCGACGGCCGGCGGCGGCTACGGGCTCGAGCTCGTGGGCGACGACGGCGCGACGTCGGTGGTCCCGGTCGAGCCGGGGCTGTTCGCCGACGGCCGGGTCGAGGTGACCGGCGACGGCATCGCCGAGGGCGACGTCGTGGGGGTGGCCGGGCGATGA
- a CDS encoding DUF4389 domain-containing protein, translated as MQQMPPTPPIEPPAYPVTLAVDYPDRQLDRLTTFFRLIVAIPILIVLGSVAGGTWQWSYEQGEAAAAGAGGLLFFGPLLLILFRQKYPRWWFDWNLELQRFITRVVCYLALMNDRYPSTDEHQSVRLDYRYPDVPAELNRFLPLVKWFLAIPHYIVLFFLGIGAFFAIVIAWFAVLFTGRYPRGLFDYVEGVLRWQNRVTGYAVTLVTDKYPPFRLEA; from the coding sequence ATGCAGCAGATGCCACCGACGCCACCGATCGAACCGCCCGCCTACCCCGTCACGCTCGCGGTCGACTACCCCGACCGGCAGCTGGACCGGCTGACGACGTTCTTCCGCCTCATCGTCGCGATCCCGATTCTCATCGTCCTCGGCAGTGTGGCCGGGGGCACCTGGCAGTGGTCCTACGAACAGGGCGAAGCGGCGGCGGCCGGCGCCGGCGGGCTGCTCTTCTTCGGCCCGCTGCTGCTGATCCTGTTCCGGCAGAAGTACCCGCGCTGGTGGTTCGACTGGAATCTCGAGCTGCAGCGGTTCATCACGCGGGTGGTCTGCTACCTGGCGCTGATGAACGACCGCTACCCCTCCACCGACGAGCACCAGTCCGTCCGCCTGGACTACCGGTACCCGGACGTGCCCGCGGAGCTCAACCGGTTTCTGCCGCTGGTGAAGTGGTTCCTGGCCATCCCGCACTACATCGTGCTGTTCTTCCTGGGCATCGGGGCGTTCTTCGCCATCGTGATCGCCTGGTTCGCCGTGCTGTTCACCGGCCGCTACCCACGCGGGCTGTTCGACTACGTCGAGGGCGTGCTGCGCTGGCAGAACCGGGTCACCGGCTATGCCGTCACGCTGGTCACCGACAAGTACCCGCCGTTCCGGCTCGAGGCCTGA
- a CDS encoding ATP-binding protein: MTLRARLAVLTSVAVALAIVAASVAAWLLIRSSLLDDIDQRLLSRVPDVEEMARTAAEVPQGARHRLSLFLGNDPLGVQTITSDGAVEPGLLPGNGPESLVLDDEERRMLAGELEGPLLRNEVVGGEDVRVMTAALEHGGALRLVQPLKSVHETLTRIAWLLAGITGAGVALAAALGWTTARTGLRPIDRLVDAAEQVATTKDLAHRIDPPGNERHEVARLAGSVNAMLAALDDARTQQRRLVEDAGHELRTPLTTLRTDLGVLLRSEQQPGRTLTPSERARLLRDLETEAAALSDMVAEIVELARGGTEPEPPLETDLRALVDRAVARTRRVAPAVTVVVAGRSFEAVVHPVVLERAVANLVRNAVQVSAPGATVDVLLDEYRGAARIRVLDRGPGISDLDLPRVFDRFYRGQAARERHGSGLGLAIVAQAAELHGGTVAAGRRKGGGAVLTLELPILSPLLDRA, from the coding sequence GTGACCCTCCGGGCCCGCCTCGCGGTGCTGACATCGGTGGCGGTGGCGCTGGCGATCGTCGCGGCGTCGGTCGCCGCCTGGCTGCTGATCCGCTCCAGTCTGCTCGACGACATCGACCAGCGGCTGCTCTCCCGCGTTCCCGACGTCGAGGAGATGGCGCGGACGGCGGCGGAGGTGCCCCAGGGCGCGCGGCACCGACTCTCCCTGTTCCTCGGCAACGACCCGCTCGGCGTGCAGACCATCACGTCCGACGGCGCCGTCGAGCCGGGACTGCTACCGGGCAACGGCCCGGAGTCGCTGGTGCTGGACGACGAGGAACGGCGGATGCTGGCCGGCGAGCTCGAGGGACCGCTGCTGCGCAACGAGGTGGTCGGCGGCGAGGACGTCCGGGTCATGACGGCGGCCCTGGAGCACGGCGGGGCGCTGCGGTTGGTCCAGCCGCTGAAGAGCGTGCACGAGACGCTCACCCGGATCGCCTGGCTGCTGGCCGGGATCACCGGGGCGGGCGTCGCGCTGGCCGCGGCGCTGGGCTGGACTACCGCGCGCACCGGGCTGCGGCCCATCGACCGGCTGGTCGACGCGGCCGAGCAGGTCGCGACCACGAAGGATCTGGCGCACCGGATCGACCCGCCGGGCAACGAGCGCCACGAGGTGGCCCGCCTCGCCGGCTCCGTCAACGCCATGCTGGCCGCACTCGACGACGCCCGCACCCAGCAGCGCCGGCTGGTCGAGGACGCCGGGCACGAGCTGCGCACCCCGCTGACGACGCTGCGCACCGACCTCGGGGTCCTGCTGCGCAGCGAGCAGCAGCCCGGCCGCACGCTGACGCCGTCGGAGCGCGCCCGCCTGCTGCGCGACCTGGAGACCGAGGCGGCCGCGCTGTCGGACATGGTCGCCGAGATCGTCGAGCTAGCCCGCGGCGGCACCGAGCCCGAGCCGCCGCTGGAGACGGATCTGCGCGCCCTGGTCGACCGCGCGGTGGCCCGCACCCGCCGCGTCGCGCCCGCCGTCACCGTCGTCGTCGCCGGTCGCTCGTTCGAGGCCGTCGTCCACCCGGTCGTGCTGGAGCGGGCCGTCGCGAACCTGGTCCGCAACGCCGTCCAGGTCAGCGCGCCCGGCGCCACCGTCGACGTGCTGCTGGACGAGTATCGCGGCGCCGCCCGGATCCGGGTCCTGGACCGCGGGCCGGGCATCTCCGACCTCGACCTGCCGCGCGTCTTCGACCGGTTCTACCGCGGCCAGGCGGCCCGCGAACGACACGGCTCCGGGCTGGGCCTCGCCATCGTCGCGCAGGCTGCGGAGCTGCACGGCGGCACGGTCGCGGCCGGCCGGCGCAAGGGCGGCGGCGCCGTCCTGACCCTGGAGCTGCCGATTCTCAGCCCGCTCTTAGACCGGGCCTAA
- a CDS encoding response regulator transcription factor, giving the protein MRVLVVDDEPVLRESLARSLRFEGYAVTTAADGVEALSRVPDVRPDVLVVDVVMPRLDGIEVCRRLRGDGDRTPVLMLTARDAVRDRVLGLDAGADDYLVKPFAHEELLARLRAMLRRTSASGDDPPLVVGDLRLDPRTWQVRRRDREITLTRTEFGLLELLMRHPRQVLTRGQLYEGVWGCDLDGSTNSLDVYIGYLRKKLEAGGEPRMLHTVRGVGYSLRAETS; this is encoded by the coding sequence GTGCGGGTCCTTGTCGTCGACGACGAGCCGGTGCTCCGGGAGTCCCTGGCGCGATCGCTGCGCTTCGAGGGCTACGCCGTCACGACCGCGGCCGACGGCGTCGAGGCGCTGAGCCGCGTCCCGGACGTGCGCCCCGACGTGCTGGTGGTCGACGTGGTGATGCCGCGCCTGGACGGCATCGAGGTGTGCCGGCGGCTGCGCGGCGACGGCGACCGCACGCCCGTCCTCATGCTGACCGCGCGCGACGCCGTCCGCGACCGAGTCCTGGGGCTGGACGCCGGCGCCGACGACTACCTGGTGAAGCCGTTCGCGCACGAGGAGCTGCTGGCCCGGCTGCGCGCGATGCTGCGGCGCACGTCGGCCAGCGGCGACGACCCGCCGCTCGTGGTCGGCGACCTGCGGCTGGACCCGCGGACGTGGCAGGTCCGCCGTCGTGACCGGGAGATCACGCTGACCCGGACGGAGTTCGGCCTGCTGGAGCTGCTCATGCGCCATCCGCGCCAGGTGCTCACACGCGGCCAGCTCTACGAGGGCGTGTGGGGCTGCGACCTGGACGGCTCGACGAACTCGCTGGACGTCTACATCGGCTACCTGCGCAAGAAGCTCGAGGCCGGCGGCGAGCCGCGCATGCTCCACACCGTCCGCGGCGTCGGTTATTCCCTGCGTGCGGAGACATCGTGA
- a CDS encoding FtsX-like permease family protein, giving the protein MTAPRSRLRPRDTVRVAFSGLRARPLRAVLSALGIAVGIAAMVAVVGISASSREQVHEQLRSLGTNLLTVAPGQSFVGEASLPPESVDMVARLDDVGAVSAVGVVADTAVYRTDEIDPNQTNAIAVSAARTDLLDTVSATVASGRWLDDALGAFPVVVLGSDAAALLGVSRTDGDVQVWLGGEWFTVAGVLDPVPLAPELDSSALVGWPVAASLLDFDGSPTTIYQRVDETAIDDVRALLPTTVDPATPEEVAVSRPSDALEAQAATDETLTTLLLALGGVALLVGGIGVANTMVIAVLERRSEVGLRRALGATRAHIRRQFLGESVLLAALGGVGGALLGGAATAAFAGSRGWPFALPVWVLAGAAGATMVVGALAGAYPAARAARMPPTAALSSV; this is encoded by the coding sequence GTGACTGCGCCGCGCTCGCGGCTGCGCCCGCGCGACACAGTCCGGGTGGCGTTCTCGGGGCTGCGCGCCCGTCCGCTGCGCGCCGTCCTGTCCGCACTGGGCATCGCGGTCGGCATCGCGGCGATGGTCGCCGTCGTCGGGATCTCCGCGTCCAGCCGCGAGCAGGTGCACGAGCAGCTGCGCAGCCTCGGGACCAACCTGCTCACCGTCGCGCCCGGCCAGTCCTTCGTGGGCGAGGCGTCGCTGCCGCCGGAGAGCGTCGACATGGTGGCGCGGCTCGACGACGTCGGCGCCGTCAGCGCGGTCGGCGTCGTCGCGGACACCGCGGTGTACCGGACCGACGAGATCGACCCGAACCAGACCAACGCGATCGCCGTCAGCGCCGCCCGCACCGACCTGCTCGACACGGTGAGCGCGACGGTCGCGTCGGGACGCTGGCTGGACGACGCGCTGGGCGCGTTCCCGGTGGTCGTCCTCGGCTCGGACGCGGCGGCCCTGCTGGGGGTGTCGCGGACCGACGGCGACGTGCAGGTCTGGCTCGGCGGCGAGTGGTTCACCGTCGCCGGCGTCCTCGACCCCGTGCCGCTGGCGCCGGAGCTGGACTCGTCGGCGCTGGTCGGCTGGCCGGTTGCCGCGTCGCTGCTGGACTTCGACGGCTCGCCGACCACCATCTACCAGCGGGTCGACGAGACGGCGATCGACGACGTCCGCGCACTGCTGCCGACGACGGTCGACCCCGCGACGCCGGAGGAGGTCGCCGTCAGCCGGCCGTCGGACGCGCTCGAGGCGCAGGCGGCGACCGACGAGACGCTGACGACGCTGCTGCTGGCGCTCGGCGGCGTGGCGCTGCTGGTCGGCGGTATCGGCGTGGCCAACACCATGGTGATCGCCGTCCTGGAACGGCGCTCCGAGGTGGGGCTGCGGCGGGCGCTCGGCGCGACCCGGGCGCACATCCGCCGGCAGTTCCTCGGCGAGTCGGTGCTGCTGGCGGCACTCGGCGGGGTCGGCGGGGCGCTGCTCGGCGGTGCGGCGACGGCGGCCTTCGCCGGGTCGCGGGGCTGGCCGTTCGCGCTGCCGGTGTGGGTGCTGGCGGGCGCGGCCGGCGCGACCATGGTGGTCGGCGCGCTGGCCGGGGCGTACCCGGCGGCGCGGGCGGCGCGGATGCCCCCGACGGCGGCGCTGTCGAGCGTGTGA